Proteins from one Oryza sativa Japonica Group chromosome 12, ASM3414082v1 genomic window:
- the LOC4351715 gene encoding uncharacterized protein, with protein MEHGSVTDSTASTFSIVEEDHTLANSVRFVLNQDPRVAFCGYSIPHPADNKVNIRVQTTGDPAKDVLKDSLQDLMVMCQHVRGTFDTAVTQFRQNNPTGMNIDQNKKK; from the exons ATGGAGCATGGGTCGGTGACGGACTCGACGGCCTCGACGTTCTCCATCGTGGAGGAGGATCACACGCTCGCCAACTCCGTTAGATTTGTTCTTAATCAGGA CCCAAGGGTAGCATTCTGTGGATACAGTATCCCTCATCCTGCTGACAACAAAGTCAACATAAGAGTTCAGACTACAG GAGACCCAGCAAAGGATGTTCTGAAAGACTCTTTGCAGGATTTGATGGTGATGTGCCAGCATGTAAGGGGGACATTTGACACTGCAGTGACTCAATTTCGGCAGAACAATCCTACAGGCATGAACATCGATCAGAACAAAAAGAAGTAG